TCCAACCAAGACGAATAATTGCCCTTCCACGGGATGCCGTGGCCGCGGTCGAGTTCCAAGATCCAGCCGGCGACGTTGTCCAAAAAATACCGGTCATGGGTGACGGCGATGACCGTGCCCTTGTACTGCTGGAGGTGGCGCTCCAGCCAGTAGACGGATTCCGCGTCCAGGTGGTTGGTGGGTTCGTCCAGGAGGAGGATGTCCGGTTCCTTCAAGAGTAGCCGGCAGAGGGCCACGCGGCGCTTCTCGCCGCCGGAGAGGGTCGAGATGATCGCGTCCTCCGGCGGGCAGCGCAGGGCGTCCATGGCCAGCTCCAGTCGGCTGTCCAGGTTCCAGGCGTCGTGCTGCTCGAGCTTTTCTTGGACCGCGGCCTGCCTCTCGAGGAGTTTCGCCATCTCGCCGTCGGACATCGGGTTCGCGAAGCTGTTGTTGATGGTCTCGAACTCCTTCAACAGGTCGACGACCTCCTGGACACCCTCGGAGACCGATTCCTTGACCGTCTTGTCGGGATTGAGGCGGGGCTCCTGTTCCAGGAATCCGATCGAGTAGTCCTTCGAGAAATGGACTTCCCCCGTGTGATCCTGGTCCACGCCCGCGATGATCCGGAGGAGGCTGGACTTGCCGGAGCCGTTGAGCCCCAGGACGCCGATCTTCGCCCCGTAAAAGAACGAGAGGGAGATGTCCTTCAGGACCTCTTTCTTGGGCGGATGGACCCGGCCCACGCGGGTCATGGAAAAGATGATCTTGTGGGGTTCGGTGGAGATGGCCATGGCAGCAAAAAGCTACATCTGATAGATTTTTGCAACCACACTAAAGTGCGATTCAGAATTTAAATGTTTTGGAGGATCTGAAACGTGTCCTATCGGGAAAGCTGGATGGAGGAAAAAAGGTCCGCCTATCTCTACCGCGTGATCGCGGAGGCGGAAAAGGAGACCCTCCGCCGGAACCTCTTCTCGGGCCTGGCCCAGGAGGCGGAGCTTCAGGCGGGGCATTGGGCCCGCAAGCTCGCCGCCGCCTCCCAAGCCGTGCCCGGGGCGTACGCGCCGGATCTCCGCTCCCGCGTCGTCGCCGCCCTCGTCCGGCGCCTGGGACCGAAGGCCCTGCGGACGCCTCTCGCCGCCCTCAAGATCCGCGGCCTCTCCGTCTACGACAAGACCCCGCCGGGCCACGAGTCGCCCGTGCGAGTGGAGGAGGTGGGGCGGAGGCATCGGGGCACGAAGACCGGAGGCAACCTCCGGGCGGCCGTCTTCGGCGTCAACGACGGGCTGGTCTCCAATGCAGGCCTCATTTTGGGCGTGGCCGGGGCGACCAACGACCCGCACGCGATCCTCCTGTCAGGCATCGCGGGCCTGCTCGCCGGGGCCTTCTCGATGGCGGCGGGGGAGTTCGTGTCGGTTCGGTCCCAGCGCGAGATGTACGAGTACCAAATCGGTCTCGAACGGGAGGAGTTGGCCGAGTATCCCCAACAAGAGGCCGAGGAGCTGGCGCTGATCTATCAGGCCAAGGGACTTTCCGAGACGGAGGCCCAGGAGATCGCCAAAAAACTCATTGATGATCCGGGCAAGGCCCTGGAGACGCTGGCCCGTGAGGAACTGGGCCTGGACCCGCAGGCCCTCGGTTCGCCTTGGGGGGCGGCGGTGTTTTCTTTTGTCGCGTTCGCCGTCGGGGCCTCGATCCCCCTCCTGCCCTTTCTGATCTCCGGGGGGGGCGGGGCCCTGTTCTATTGCATCGGGTTGACGGCCGCCGCCTTATTCGGTGTCGGCGCGGTCCTCACCCTGTTCACGGGCCGAAACGCCTTATGGGGTGGCCTGAGGATGCTCGCGATCGGGGCGGCCGCCGGCGGCGTCACCTACGCGATCGGACGGCTCTTAGGGGTGAGTCTGAATTAGTAGGCCGCTAGCCGCGGCCCGCGGAGGTCTTGAAGAGGGCGATGGCCCGTTCGAGTCGGCCGAGGCTGCTCTGTTCGCCCCATCCCGAGTATTGGCCCTTCAGACGGTCGAAGATCTCTTGGCTCGCGGCCAGAAGCTCGGGAAGGGCCTGGAATTCCTGGGCGTGCTCGGAGTGGACGGTTGCGATCACGTCTCCGGTCTCGTTTTTCAGCGCGTAGAGATGGGGGAATTCGCGAAGGGGGACCAGCTGCCAATTGGCGGGTAAGCGGTTGTTGACGGTTGCCATCGGAGGACCTCCCGATCGAGAGAGTCTCATACCCAATCGGCGCCCTCCGTCAACCCGAAAGTCAGGTGACTTTTTGATGGCTATTTCTTGGAGGGGGCGGTCACGTAGCCGAGATAGGTCTTCAACTCCGCGATGGACTCGTGGATGTCGCCGATCGCCCGGTGGGCGTTCTTCTTCTCGTGTTTGAAACCGTATTTCTGTCGAAAGACCTCCTTGAACGAGCTCACGTCGATCAACCGGTAATGGAGCCGCTCGGCGAAGGCGGGCAGATAGCGGTCGATGAACCGCCGGTCGTTCCCGACGGAGTTGCCGCAGAGGACGATCTTGTCCTCTTTTTTCGGAAAATGCCGGTTGGCGAGAGCGATCAGGTCTTTTTCGACATCGGCGAGCGGGACGCCCGTCTTGACCTTGTCGGTGAGTCCGCTGGCCCCATGGGTCTTCTTGCACCAATCGTCCATCCGGTCGAGGGCTTCCTGGGGCTGGTGGACGACGCGTTCGTATTCCTCGAGGATCTTGAAGTCGAGGTCGGTCACGACGGCGCCGACTTCGAGGATGACGTCCTTGGCGTCGTCGAGTCCCGTCATTTCGAGGTCGATCCATAGGAGCGGGGGGCGATACCGCTCTCCCCCCGAACCCCCCATCTGAGAATTATTTTCAGCCATCGCTCACTCCGAAAGGGAACCTTTCTTCGCCCGCTATAGTGAATTGTCAGAGACTTGGGAACAGAATTTCCGCGTCGAGCCCTCCGCCCGCGCGGTTGGTGAAGGTCAGGCGAAGGCCGCAGAGACCCGCGATCTTCTGGCAGAGGTTCAGTCCGACGCCCGTCACCTCCAGAACCGGTCTGCCGGCGTTGAGCGCCTCCAACAGAGGGGAGGGGAGCCCCGGTCCGTCGTCGGAAAGGAGGAGCTTGGCGCCGGAGACCGCGAGCCGGCACGGGCTTCCGGGGGCGTGCTTGCGCACGTTCCGGACGAGGTTGTCCACGAGAGAGTCCGCCAGCCTCGGGTCGAAACGGACTTTCGCAGGGTCCGCCGCCGCGAGGTCCGCCTCGATCGGTCCACCCAGGGTCCTCTCCCAGCGGGGGAGCTTCTCTTCTATCCAGGCGGCCAGACTGGTCACCACCGGCTCCGTCGCCACGTCCGTTCGTTCCCACTCGCCGGTCTGCAAGACGGTCGCGACGATCTCCGACATCCGCTGGATCTCCTCAAGCGAACTCTTGAGGACATCGCGGTAGTCCTCCCGTCCGGCCCCTGTGTTCGCCAGGGCGGTCTCCGCCTCGCCTTGAAGGATGGTGAGCGGCGTGCGGAGTTCATGGGCCACGTAGCGCCCCATCTTCCGGATTTGCAGGACCGCCGCGCGCGTGCGCTCGCTCAGGGCGTTGATCCTTCGGACGATCGCATCGAGGTAGGGGCCTGTCTCCTCGATCGCAAGGGGTTTCCAGTCCTCCACGCGGGTGGGGTCCATGCCCTCGAGATGGAGGGCGATGGCATCGACGGGGCGCAGGAGCCTCCCGGACAACCGGCGCGAGAGGATGAGGGCCAAACCCGTCAGAGCGATGAGAAGGAGCAGGCCTTGCCACCAGAGGTTCTTGAGGATCTCCGCGTAGGACGGCAGGGGGATCAGGATCTGCAGAAAGAACGGTCGCTTCCGCCCGAACGTCGAGTAGGGGATCACGAGGGACTCGTAGTTCCTCTTCCGACCTTCCATGGCGAAGAAGGAGGGCTTCGCGAAGGATTCGGGCAGCCGGTCGGGCAGTTGGTCATAACCGCGGCGGGCGGTCGAGAAGGCCAGGAGGCCCGTATTGGTGTAGATCCGGACGACCTGGTCCACGCGCTCGAGTCCCAGGGCCCCTTCGATGAAACGGCTCAGTTCGTCGATGTTTTCCAAATCGCCAAAGTCGTCGATGCCCAGCGAGATGAGCGCGGACGCGGTGGATTCGAGCTGGCGCCGGATCGACTCGCGGTGGCTGCGGACGAGCAGGGCGCCGGTCAGGAGCATGGCGGCCAGCGTGCTGGCCGCGGTCATGACCCACATCACCCGCGCGATTCTCGAGGCGAGAGGGTTCTTCAAGCCTCACCCAGCCAGTACCCCACCCCCCGCCGGTTGTGGATCAGCGGCCGGAACCCCTTGTCGATCTTGCCTCTGAGACCCGCGATCGTGACTTCCACGACGTTGCTTTCGGGGAAATGATTCATGTCCCAAACCTGGTCCAGGAGCTCCATCTTGGAAAATACCTTCCCTGGGTGCCGGGCAAGCGTGCAGAGGAGGCGGAACTCCTTGGCCGAGAGGTCGACGCGCTTGTTGGCCCGGAACACCCGCTGCGTCTCCAAATCGATCTTGACGTCTTCGTACGCGAGCAGAGTGTCTTTCACCGCCCGGCCCTCCGACTCCGTCCTGCGGGCGAGGGATCGGAGACGGGCGATGAGCTCGCCCACGTGGAACGGCTTGCCCAGGTAGTCGTCGGCCCCCTCCGTCAGACCCTTCACCTTGTCCTCGACCTCCGAGAGGGCGCTCAAGACCAGGATTTTGACGTGGGCGTTGGAACGGCGGATGTCGGCGATCCGGTCCAGGGAATCGCGGCCCTTCAGAAGGCGATCCAAGATGAGGATGTCGTAGGCGTTCGCACGGACGGAGGCGAGAAGGTCTTCGACCGTATCGACGGCGTCGACCGTGAATCCGGCCTCTTCCGTGGCCTTTTTCACGAAACTCCGGACCTTGGGCTCATCCTCGGCGATCAGGATCTTCATCATCCTTATGTATAGAGGATCGGAGGGCCGCGTTCAAATGAGGTTTTTTTAATGTGCTTTTCATCAAGGTTTTAAGGCGCGCCCCTAGAAGAGGGTCAATGGAAGGAGGTGATCGCATGAAAAAGAGTCCTCTTCTGGCCGTGACGGCCGCCGCCCTGTTGGCGGTGGGAATCGCCGGAGCCGTGGAAAAAGCGAAGTCCGCAGATGCTCAGGCGAATGCGAAAACGCCGCCGAGCGCGTTCCAGATTTGCAAGGATCAAGGGAAGCAGGGCAAGGAGCTGACCGATTGCATCCGCGCCGAACACGAGAAGCAGCGCGAGGCACGCAAACAAGAACGCGAAGCCAAGACACAGCAGGCCAGCGCTTCACCCGAAGCCTCCGGCGGAACGTTGCCGCCCAAGTAATCGCGACTGATGGGGAAGGTCCCCGTCCGCTTGAATCCTCTTTATGAGTCCTCCTGGTGAAAGGCAGCATGAGGGTTCAGCGGGGGAGACCGGAACCCTTGTTGGAGAAAGGAGGTGATCGTCCCGGAGTTTGGAAAAGGCCCCCGTCGGACCCCCCCTCAGGTTCGGTGACGGGGGCCTTTTTTGTCTTTGTTGATCAGAGGTGCTTGGTCAGAAACCGGATGATCTTTTTGATGCGTGGCGTGTAGGGGGGGTAGAATATTTTGACCATGTCGATCGCGCCCTGGCGGAGGACGGCCCGCTCGTGCGAGAAGGTCTTGAAGCCGAAGAAGCCGTGATAGCTGCCCATCCCGCTCGTGCCCACGCCGCCGAAGGGGAGGTTGGAATTGGCCAAATGGATGGCAAGGTTGTTCACGCAGGTCCCGCCCGCCGTCGTGTTGTTGAGGATCTCTTCCACGTGGCGCCGGTCCTTGGAGAAGATGTAGAGGGCCAGCGGCTTGTCTTTTGATTGGATGAGTTCGATGGCCTGATTCAAGGTCTGAAAGGTGAGAATGGGGAGGATCGGACCGAAGATCTCCTCGCGCATGATGGGTGAATCCGGGGTGACGTTGGAGAGCAGGGTGGGCGCCAGAAACCGTCCGTCCCCGTCGGAGCCCGACAGGCCGCCCATCTCGACCTTGGCGCCCGACTTGATCGTCGCCTCCAGTATCTTTTGCAACCCCTGGCGGTGTTGTTCGCTGATGAGACGGCAGTAGTCCGAGCTCTTGGCCTGGTCCTTCTCCGTCGATCCGTAGCGCGAGGCCACGACCCTCTTGGCCTCTTCCACGAATTCTTTCGCCCGGCCCTCATGAACGAGCAGGTAGTCCGGGGCCACGCAGGTCTGGCCCGCGTTGATGAACTTGGCCCACATGATGCGAGCGGCGGCCTTTTTGACGTCCGCGGTCTCGTCGACGATGACGGGGGATTTGCCGCCGAGCTCCAAGGTGACCGGCGCCAGGTTCTTGGCCGCCGCCGCCATGACCTTTTTCCCGATGTTCGGGCTCCCCGTGAAAAAGATGTGGTCGAAGGGCATCTCCAGCAACGCGTCGGCGACGGCGTGGTCCCCCTCGAGCACCGCGACCTCGTCCTCGGCGAAGACCTCCGCCATGAGCTTTTTCAAAAAACGGGCCGTATGGGCGGTCTTGTTGGAGGGCTTGAGGATCACGCAGTTGCCCGCGGCCACGGCGCCGATAACGGGCGAGACGGCGAGTTGGAAGGGATAATTCCACGGCGAGAGGATGAGGACGACCCCCTTGGGCTCGTAGCGGATCTCGCTCGAGGCGCCGAAGAGCGTGATGGGCGTCCTGACCTTGTGAGGGCGCATCCAGCGCCGCAGGTGCTTGATGGCGTCGTTCAGCTCCGAAACGACCAGGTGCGTCTCGGTCAGGTCCGTCTCGGCCGGATTCTTGCGGAAATCGTCATAGACCGCCTTGTGGAGCTCCTCGCGCCGGTTGAGGATGGCTTCGCGGAGCTTCTTGAGCTTGGCGATCCGCTGGTCGGCGGAGGTTTTGGCGATGCGCCAGCGGTTCTCCCTTTGGCGCTCGAAGATTTTCGCGAGGTCGTCCATGAGGATTCCTATCCCTTGAGGCGTTTGACCGCGGCGACGTATTTTTTCATCGCCTCGTCCTTGGATGTTCCCTTGAGTTCGGTCCATGCCTTGTATTTGGCCCTGCCCTTGAGGTCCAAGAGCCCCGGTTTGGACCCCGAGACGTCGCCGTCCGTGGCCTGCTTGTAGAGGGCGTAGAGATTCAGGAGTTCGTCGTTCGACGGCTTCGTCTTGAGGTTCCAGACCTCCTTGGAGGCCTTTTGAAAGTCGTCCTTGAGGGGCACGAGGGATTCTATACCACAAATCTCATGTTGTGGGAGCGAGAAAGGTGAACATATACGGTGCCATTCCATGAACCCCTTCACCACCCCGAACCGCATCGTCGTGACCTGCGGCAAGCGCTTGTCGCCCTCTCTGCAGCGGGAGTTTTTGGAACTGGGCGTCACCCCCAAGCGGACGTTCGCGACGGGCGTTGAATGGCGGGGGACCCTCAACGACTGCATCCGGCTGAACCTGAATTTGCGATGCGCGAGCCAAGTCCTGTATTCGTTGAAGGAGTTTCCGGCGGATCATCCGGGAGGCGTCTACGACGCCTTGGTCACCCTCCCATGGGAAGAGGTCGTTCCCGAGGACGGCTACCTGTCGGTCACCAGCACCGTGAGCCACCCGACCGTCAATAACTCGTTATTCATGAACGTGAAGGTCAAGGACGCGATCATGGACCGCATCCGCGACAAGACCGGAAAGAGGCCCGATTCCGGGCCGAAGTTGGACCGCACGGTCGTGCATTTGTACTGGCAGGACGACCGGGCCGAGGTATTCCTGGATTCCACGGGCGAGACCCTGGCCAAGCACGGCTACCGCAAGATGCCCGGCAAGGCGCCCATGCTGGAGTCGTTGGCCGCGGCGACGTTGATGGCGACCAAGTGGGACCGAAGCTCCCCGTTCGTCAACCCGATGTGCGGTTCCGGGACTGTGGCGATCGAGGCGGCCTTGCTGGCGACGCATCGCAAGCCTGGCTTGCTCCGGAGCCATTATGCGTTCATGCACGTGAGGGGTTATGATCGGGCGGTGTACGACAAAGAGCGCCGAAGGCTCGCCGACGAGGTGAAAGAGGTTCCCGGGCTCATGATCATAGCGACCGATTTGAGCGAAGAAGCCGTCCGTATCGCCAGGATCAACGCGAACGCCGCCGGCGTGGGGGATTTGATCCGGTTCGGTGTCGGCGATTTCGAAACGACGCCCCTCCCCGAGCCGCCCGGCGTTGTCTATTTCAATCCCGAGTACGGGGAACGCCTCGGCCACATGGCCGAACTGGAAGCCACGTACGCGCGCATCGGCGATTTCATGAAAAAGAAATGCAAAGGATTCATGGGTTACCTTTTTACGGGCAATTTGGACCTGGCGAAAAAGGTCGGGCTGAAGGCCAGCCGCCGGATCGAGTTTTACACGGGCAAGATCGACTGCCGGTTGTTGGAGTACGAATTGTACGCCGGCACCAAGAGGGAATCGTAACATGGCTCTTCGAAGGACGCTGCGGACCATCGCCCATGCGAAGCGGGCCGGTTTTCAATGGCGGGGCTGGACCGGACCGTTGAGAAAGGTCAAAGAAGAGCTCCGCGAGTTGGAGCGGGAGATCCGCCGCCGTGACAAGACCAAGGCGCGGACCTCGGAGGAAATCGGCGACCTGCTTTTTTCGGTCTGCAACCTGGCCACCTTGCTCGAGCTGAACCCGGAAAAGGCCCTCCATGCGACCCTGGACAAGTTCCAGTCCCGTTTCCGGTTCGTCAAAAACGAACTGCGAAAGAAGGGGAAGAGGCCCAAAGACTCGAATCTGAAAGAGATGGGCGCTCTTTGGAAAAAGGCTAAGACGAGGCCGCACCCTTGAGGACCGCCAGCAATTCCTCGCCGAACGACGCGCACTTGCGCTCCCCCATTCCGAAAACGCCGGCCAACTCGTCCAGGTTGCGCGGTCTCTTGACGCAGAGGTCGTCGATCGTCCGGTCCCAAAAGAGGGTGTAGGGCGGGATTCCCTTCCGGCGGGCGGTTTCCGCGCGCCAGCTTCGGATCGCCTGCCAGAGACCGCCGTGGTCGGCGCCGCCCGGCACGGAGGATGCGACCGTTCCCGCACTCCGGCTCCGGCGCGGCCTTCGAGTCATGAGTTCATCGTAGAGTCTCTTGGGCAAGACCGGTTCCTTTTGGTCCCTCATCACCGCCGATCCTTCCGCGGTCAGTGAGAGCGTGGGGTACTTGAACCCGTTTTGCTGGATGTAGCCCTGTCGGATCAGGAGATCGACGAGGCCCATGAGTTCCGGACGTCTTTTGTGGGCCAGAAGACCGAAGGTCGAAAGTCGGTCATGGCCATACGCTTCACCGCGCTCGCTCGTTTTTCCCGTCAGACAGTCGATCAAGACGCCCTTGCCGAAGGAGGCGGCCGTGCCAAATCGGGCAAGGCCCGAGAGGACGATGCGGATGTCTTTCTTCAGCTCAGAGGAGATCTCAAAAGTCTCCGTCTCCGAGCAATTGTCGCAGGCGCCGCACCCGTCTTTGAGCCTTTCGCCGTCGCCGAAATAGTCCATGAGGGCCGCCTGGCGGCACGCGGACCCGTGCGCGTAGCGTTGCATGAGCTTGAGTTTGTCTTCACGGTTCCCGAGCCACGCGTCTCGCCGGTCCGAAGGGACGGTCTCCAAGACCTGCTGGATGAAAAAGTCTTGGAGGCCGGCGTCGTCGCCGCCGAAAAAGAGAAGACACTGCGCCTCGAGCCCGTCGCGCCCCGCGCGGCCCGCTTCCTGGTAATAGGCCTCGAGACTCCCCGGCATTTGGGCGTGGACGACGAGCCTCACGTCCGGCCGGTCGACCCCCATCCCGAAGGCGTTCGTGGCGACCAAGACGACCCTGGCGTCTTCCTGAAAATGCCTGTGGGCCTTCTCCCGAGCGTCGGCCTCGAGTCCGGCGTGATAGGGAAAGGCGGGGACCTTGCGGCTTCTCAACAATTCCGTCAGGGCGTCGACCACCTTGCGGGTGCCGCAATAGACGATGGCCGCCCCTTCCGGGAGGCTCTCCAGGAGACGGAGGATCTCCGAAAACCGCGCCTTTTTGCCGCCCTCCATCCGCGCGCGGAACTTGAGGTTGGGCCGGTAGAAGCCGTGGACGCGGATGAGAGGGTCTTGAAGCTCGAGCGAGGCCGCGATCTCCCTCTGGACTTCGGGCGTCGCCGTGGCCGTCACGGCGATCACCGGGCAACCCCACTCGCGCCTGATCCGGCCGAGGTCGCGATACTCTTCCCGGAAATCATGACCCCATTGGGCGATGCAGTGGGCCTCGTCCACCGCCGCGTAGTCGGGGCGGTGCCTTTTCAGGAATTCGAAGAAGCCGGGCAGCGCGATCCGTTCGGGGGAGACGTAATAAAGATTGATCTGCCGTTCCGCCCAGGCGGCAAGGGCTTCTCCGTCATCTTTATTTGCCGAATGCGTCGTCGCCGCCGGAATGTTCAAGAGATTGAGCTTTGCGACCTGGTCGTTCATGAGGCTGATCAAGGGGGAAACGACCAGACAGCGCTTGCCCGCGGCGACCGCGGGGAGCTGGTAACAGAGGGATTTCCCGGAGCCGGTCGCCATCACCGCGAGGACGTCGCGTCCCTCCAAAACGGCGCGAACGATCTCCTCCTGTCCGGGCCTAAATCCCTCAAGACCGAAAACCGAATGGAGTGTCGATTCCAATGACGTCATTGTCGGCTTGATAATTGTCACGTTCGCGGGTAGAGCAAGGTCCTATAACCTTTACTAAGGAGCCAATATGAAAAAAATGAAAAAAATTCTCATCGTGGCACTGTTGGCGGTCCTTCCCGTCGTTTTCGCGGGGCCTGCTTTTTCCAAGGGCCGCGGCGTCAGGGATCTTGTGGGCGAGCAAAGCGGCTGGACGAAAGGTCTCATCAACTCCAAGGCCTTCGCCGGCAAGACGATCCTGGTCGAGATCGCGGACCAGCGCAAATCCACCAAGGTGGGAGACCTCTTCGATACGGTCCAGTCGGTCTTGTCCGCCTCCCAACGGAGCATTTTTGTGGATCCCCTCCTCTTGGCCGAGCATCAGAACGCCGCCTACGTGACGGTGGAGGTCGACGGGGCGGTCTTGAAAAGCGTGGGACTGAGCAGCCAGCCGCCCGCGGAGCAGAAGGGCGTTGCCGCTCTGGTGCTGACCTTCAAGGGCGACACGACGCTCCCTGTTCAGGTTCTGGCGAACATCAAGCCGCAATAGGCGTTGAAGATCGTCCTCTTTCGCCCGGAGATCCCCCAAAACACGGGCAATATCGGCCGGCTGTGCGTCGCGACGCAGACGGAACTCTATCTCGTCCGCCCCATGGGTTTCTTCCTCGACTCCAGGGAGATCCGCCGCTCCGGCCTCGATTATTGGGAGCACCTCAAATACAAGGTCGTCTCCGGTCTGGAGGAAGTGAAGGGGGAGAATCCACGGTCGCGGCTCTGGTATCTCAGCACCAAGGGTAAGACGGTCTATTCCGAAGCGGCCTACCGTCCGGACGATGTCCTGGTGTTCGGCTCGGAAGGCTCGGGCCTGCCCTCCGAGGTCCTGGAAGCGAACCCCGAGTCCGTTCTCAACATCCCGCAATGGGGACCGGTCAGGAGTTTAAACCTCGCCACGGCCGTTGGGATCGTCCTCTACGAGGCCTACCGTCAGACAGGCAACGGCCGGTTTCAGAAAAAATAAAAACGCGCGCCGATGCCGCCGGTCATGTCGAATTCGCTGTCGGGAATGATCTGAATTCCGGGGGCAACCTCGAAAAAGACTTCCACGGGATAATGGACGAACTGCATGGCGACGCCGACGGGGACGCGGATGGCCGCGATGGTCTTGCCGTCTCCGTTGCCTCCCTTGTCGAAGCCGATCTTGCCGCCGGCTCCGGCGTAGAAGGGCAGGGTGAAACTCGAGGCATGTACGGGGATGTCGAGGATGTCATAGGTCACGTCGCCGATGAGCGTGAAGGAGGACTCGATGAACGACCAGGCGACGATGGCGTCCAGGGCGAGGCGTTCGGTGAGATAACCTTTGACCGTCAAGCCGGTCGGATCGCCGAGGTAAAGGCCGGCGCCGAAACGCCTGGATTCGGGGCCGTAGGCGGCAGGCGCCGCGAAAACGCGATTGTAGGCCAGGAGAGAGGCCAGCAGCACGGCGAATGCGAATAATCTTGAGTGCTTCTTCATGCGAGTCTCCTTGTCTGAGGGTTTGAGGGATTGCGGAATTGACACGGGACTCTATCGGGGGGAGTAAGAGGGGTCAAGAGATCCCGATTATTTTGTATACAAGCGTATGCGCGGCGCCGTTTTGAAATCGATCGCCCGGATCGAGGCCCGATTGTCGGAGGACCCGAGGCTCGAGAAAACGAGCTCCGAAGAAGGTCCGCGCGATCTGCTGTTCGTTCGCCGAGTCGTCTCGTGGGTGGGCCGTTTATCCCCGAGCCCCTCTGAATCCCTCCTTCTCGCGGCGTGGGGCCACGTCCTCGACCGCTGGACGCTCCCGCGTGACAGCCAGCCCCAAAAATATCCGATGACCACGGCCGGCTACCACAAATGGCGGAAGGCCCTTAACCTCATCTCGGCCGACGCGACGTCGAAGATCCTGAGCGAGGAGGGCGTCGACGAGAAGGCCATCTCGCGGGTGCGCGATCTGATCCTCAAGAAGAATTTTCCCTCCGACCCCGATTCACAGTCCTTGGAGGACGCCGATTGCCTGGCCTTTTTGGAATTGAAGCTCGAAGGGTATTTGGAGGAATGGGACGAGGCCAAGACCGTCCGGATCCTTCGCGGTACGTTGGAAAAAATGACACCGCGCGCCCGCGAGATGGCCGCCCGGATCCCCTTGCCCGAAAAGGCGGTCGCCCTCTTGAAGAAGGCCTCTCCCTAGTTATCCACAATGTGGATAACCATCTTAACAGGCTGATATTCCTTGCCTTCTGACGCATAGAGTCATCACTTTTCACTGGCCCAACCCCCCAACGATATGAAAGAAAGAGGGTCCGAAAGAAACTATGGCGGTTACGGCCATCCTTCCCATCTTGGACGTCGTGCAGTTGATCACCTCCGCAACCAGCCGGTTGACGGGAGGCGTTCCCTCCCATGCGGTGGCCACCGATGTGCTCTCCGCC
The nucleotide sequence above comes from bacterium. Encoded proteins:
- a CDS encoding RecQ family ATP-dependent DNA helicase, translating into MTSLESTLHSVFGLEGFRPGQEEIVRAVLEGRDVLAVMATGSGKSLCYQLPAVAAGKRCLVVSPLISLMNDQVAKLNLLNIPAATTHSANKDDGEALAAWAERQINLYYVSPERIALPGFFEFLKRHRPDYAAVDEAHCIAQWGHDFREEYRDLGRIRREWGCPVIAVTATATPEVQREIAASLELQDPLIRVHGFYRPNLKFRARMEGGKKARFSEILRLLESLPEGAAIVYCGTRKVVDALTELLRSRKVPAFPYHAGLEADAREKAHRHFQEDARVVLVATNAFGMGVDRPDVRLVVHAQMPGSLEAYYQEAGRAGRDGLEAQCLLFFGGDDAGLQDFFIQQVLETVPSDRRDAWLGNREDKLKLMQRYAHGSACRQAALMDYFGDGERLKDGCGACDNCSETETFEISSELKKDIRIVLSGLARFGTAASFGKGVLIDCLTGKTSERGEAYGHDRLSTFGLLAHKRRPELMGLVDLLIRQGYIQQNGFKYPTLSLTAEGSAVMRDQKEPVLPKRLYDELMTRRPRRSRSAGTVASSVPGGADHGGLWQAIRSWRAETARRKGIPPYTLFWDRTIDDLCVKRPRNLDELAGVFGMGERKCASFGEELLAVLKGAASS
- a CDS encoding tRNA (cytidine(34)-2'-O)-methyltransferase, translating into MKIVLFRPEIPQNTGNIGRLCVATQTELYLVRPMGFFLDSREIRRSGLDYWEHLKYKVVSGLEEVKGENPRSRLWYLSTKGKTVYSEAAYRPDDVLVFGSEGSGLPSEVLEANPESVLNIPQWGPVRSLNLATAVGIVLYEAYRQTGNGRFQKK
- a CDS encoding DUF4202 domain-containing protein gives rise to the protein MRGAVLKSIARIEARLSEDPRLEKTSSEEGPRDLLFVRRVVSWVGRLSPSPSESLLLAAWGHVLDRWTLPRDSQPQKYPMTTAGYHKWRKALNLISADATSKILSEEGVDEKAISRVRDLILKKNFPSDPDSQSLEDADCLAFLELKLEGYLEEWDEAKTVRILRGTLEKMTPRAREMAARIPLPEKAVALLKKASP